From the genome of Psychrilyobacter atlanticus DSM 19335, one region includes:
- a CDS encoding adenylosuccinate synthase translates to MASYVVVGTQWGDEGKGKIIDVLAHKADYVVRFQGGNNAGHTVVVNGEKFILHLLPSGMLHGNGKCVIGPGVVVDPKVLLHELSTLEEKGAKVDHLFISDRAHLIMPYHVQLDIVKEEARGENKIGTTKRGIGPCYADKIARCGIRAVDLLDMEALGRKLKINLDEKNELFTKIYNTEAMDYDTIMADFTEYAEKLKHRIADFVPEINEALDNDKVVMFEGAQAMMLDINYGTYPYVTSSSPTSGGVTTGVGVAPSKIDRVIGVMKAYTTRVGEGPFVTELNDETGEKLRTVGSEFGATTGRPRRCGWLDGVVGKYAVMINGLTDVVVTKIDVLSGMDELNICVGYEIDGKVWTTIPSAIEMTEKATPVYETLPGWSEDITGMREYDELPENCKKYVARMEEIIGCEITMISVGPDRTQNIFRKEF, encoded by the coding sequence ATGGCAAGTTATGTAGTAGTAGGAACACAATGGGGAGACGAAGGTAAAGGAAAAATTATCGATGTATTAGCACATAAGGCAGATTATGTAGTTAGATTCCAAGGTGGAAACAATGCAGGACATACAGTAGTAGTAAATGGAGAGAAATTTATCCTTCACTTATTACCTTCAGGAATGTTACACGGAAACGGAAAATGTGTAATCGGGCCAGGAGTAGTAGTAGATCCAAAGGTATTATTACACGAATTATCAACTTTAGAGGAAAAAGGAGCTAAGGTAGATCACTTATTTATCTCTGATAGAGCTCATCTTATCATGCCTTACCATGTTCAACTGGATATAGTAAAGGAAGAAGCTAGAGGAGAAAATAAGATAGGAACAACAAAAAGAGGAATAGGTCCTTGTTATGCTGATAAGATAGCTAGATGTGGAATAAGAGCAGTAGACTTATTAGACATGGAAGCATTAGGAAGAAAATTAAAGATAAACTTAGATGAGAAAAATGAATTATTTACAAAAATTTATAATACAGAAGCTATGGATTATGATACAATCATGGCAGACTTTACTGAATATGCTGAAAAATTAAAGCATAGAATTGCTGATTTTGTTCCTGAGATCAACGAAGCATTAGATAATGACAAAGTAGTAATGTTTGAGGGAGCTCAAGCTATGATGCTAGACATCAACTATGGAACTTATCCATATGTAACTTCTAGTTCACCAACTTCTGGTGGAGTTACTACAGGTGTAGGTGTAGCCCCTTCTAAGATCGATAGAGTAATCGGTGTTATGAAAGCATATACTACTAGAGTAGGAGAAGGTCCTTTCGTTACTGAATTAAATGATGAAACAGGGGAAAAATTAAGAACAGTTGGAAGCGAATTTGGTGCGACTACTGGAAGACCAAGAAGATGTGGATGGTTAGATGGTGTAGTAGGTAAATACGCTGTAATGATAAATGGTCTTACAGATGTAGTAGTAACAAAGATCGACGTATTAAGTGGAATGGATGAATTAAACATATGTGTAGGGTATGAGATAGATGGAAAGGTATGGACTACTATACCATCAGCTATCGAGATGACTGAAAAAGCGACACCTGTATATGAAACATTACCAGGATGGTCTGAAGATATCACAGGTATGAGAGAATATGATGAATTACCTGAAAACTGTAAAAAATATGTAGCTAGAATGGAAGAAATAATTGGATGTGAAATCACTATGATCTCAGTAGGTCCAGACAGAACTCAAAATATATTTAGAAAAGAATTCTAA
- a CDS encoding efflux RND transporter periplasmic adaptor subunit, producing MKKKIIIAVAALLVIGGGYAVLKNRNNKDMASVRLVKISNENISENLKFEGIVNAKKTYGLYKKVPMMIEEVKIQPGTMVKKGDELIRFSGVGTDGFENTGVSNIFMKLEEKKLEVEVLEKQVIELERREKVVKFQLDNANSTAETMKELLEQDGVSSLEANKYITDAALKDLEYNNVIQDISLAKQRLKIRSNSLNEELKEMSQNMIAPENGIITEVFVENGMMAVPGKPLLNFASLDGGLEVKVLIPIYQSQGVGTGANVDIISKGSLEEKKYSGKVVSISSVAQVIKNGNNEERYLTATVKLDGSQGLLPGVNVGVEISGTALNGINVVDAFSVIEENGKNYVYIVENNRARKVEIQTGIKTLSKYEVLNLPEGMEVVVNPFKVRDGEKVLVK from the coding sequence ATGAAAAAGAAAATAATTATAGCTGTAGCGGCTCTTCTGGTTATTGGAGGAGGCTACGCAGTATTAAAAAATAGAAATAATAAAGATATGGCTTCGGTAAGATTGGTAAAGATAAGTAATGAAAATATTTCTGAAAATTTAAAATTTGAGGGGATAGTCAATGCCAAGAAAACCTATGGATTATATAAAAAAGTTCCTATGATGATAGAGGAAGTGAAGATTCAGCCGGGAACTATGGTAAAAAAAGGAGACGAGCTTATCAGGTTCAGCGGTGTAGGGACTGATGGATTTGAAAATACAGGAGTTTCTAATATTTTTATGAAGTTAGAAGAAAAAAAATTAGAAGTTGAAGTTTTGGAAAAGCAGGTAATAGAATTAGAGAGAAGGGAAAAGGTTGTAAAATTTCAACTGGACAATGCCAACAGTACTGCTGAAACTATGAAAGAATTATTGGAGCAGGATGGAGTATCTTCTCTAGAAGCTAATAAATATATTACAGACGCAGCATTAAAAGATTTGGAATACAACAATGTAATTCAGGATATATCCCTTGCTAAACAAAGATTAAAGATTAGATCGAATAGTTTAAATGAGGAGTTGAAGGAGATGAGTCAGAATATGATCGCTCCGGAAAATGGAATAATAACTGAAGTTTTTGTGGAGAATGGGATGATGGCAGTTCCTGGAAAACCTCTATTAAATTTTGCATCTCTAGACGGTGGATTAGAAGTAAAGGTACTTATACCTATCTATCAATCCCAGGGTGTAGGTACAGGAGCCAATGTAGATATTATATCTAAGGGTTCGTTGGAAGAAAAAAAATATAGCGGGAAAGTAGTTTCTATCTCGAGTGTAGCTCAGGTAATAAAAAACGGAAACAACGAAGAAAGATATCTGACTGCTACTGTAAAATTAGATGGATCCCAGGGTCTTTTACCGGGAGTCAATGTAGGAGTAGAGATATCGGGGACAGCACTTAATGGGATAAACGTAGTGGATGCTTTTTCTGTAATAGAGGAAAATGGAAAAAATTATGTTTATATAGTGGAAAATAACAGAGCCAGAAAGGTAGAGATACAGACCGGGATAAAAACTCTGTCTAAATATGAAGTATTAAACTTACCAGAAGGGATGGAAGTAGTGGTGAATCCGTTTAAGGTGAGAGATGGGGAAAAGGTACTGGTAAAATAA
- a CDS encoding polysaccharide biosynthesis protein: MLSNARRRNIIKVLLDLVLLSSAFVFSFMIRFEGEWSKHFRIRYVVQFLIIYIVLNFFLKINKKSWRYTDSLDIFNIICVIFLSNMIHALGVVAFSLRKFPVSMFALFIVFEITFLLIGRFTFRLRRTMEGIRKNRRCMNSKKRALMIGAGEAGEALLRESLKNAHFKLDIVGLIDDDPRKKNMILHTKRVLGTRFDLPRLIEEYDICEIIIAIPSMKGSGIKELYKLIDTENISIKVLPSFDDILEGSSYLNQIRDVKVEDLLGRETIIVNSANIAKGIQGKVIFVTGGAGSIGSELSRQIAKYNPKKIVNIDVNENTIYFLELELKRKYPALDLVSEIGNVREKDKMEFLFQKYRPDLVFHAAAHKHVPLMEHNPEEAIKNNVFGTKNIIDLSDEYEVERFILVSTDKAVNPTNIMGATKRAAEILVEDKNAKSKTKFMATRFGNVLGSEGSVIPLFKKLIEEGRNITLTHPEITRYFMTIPEAASLVIEAGTMSKGGEVFVLDMGKPVKIMDLAKNLIKLSGLTLGEDIDIEITGLRPGEKLYEELLYDINDAEKTENKKIFIVKLKDQSTVNYGISLERLKMKLKEQKYSELKEIMKEMVVTFREPEEVNKMVKPSPSYVSPSKGETKVRMEEKDLVIS, translated from the coding sequence ATGTTATCGAATGCTAGGAGAAGAAATATAATAAAAGTATTGTTGGATTTAGTGTTGCTTAGTTCAGCTTTTGTATTTTCTTTTATGATAAGGTTTGAAGGAGAATGGTCAAAACACTTTAGAATAAGATATGTTGTGCAGTTTTTGATTATCTATATTGTTTTAAACTTTTTCTTAAAAATAAATAAAAAGAGCTGGAGATATACAGATTCATTGGATATATTCAATATTATCTGTGTAATTTTCTTGTCCAATATGATCCATGCTCTGGGAGTTGTAGCATTTTCTTTAAGGAAATTTCCTGTAAGTATGTTTGCACTTTTCATAGTATTCGAGATAACCTTCCTACTCATCGGAAGATTTACATTTAGGCTGAGAAGAACTATGGAAGGAATCAGAAAAAATAGAAGGTGTATGAATAGTAAAAAAAGAGCTCTGATGATTGGAGCAGGAGAAGCGGGGGAAGCACTCCTTCGGGAAAGTCTTAAGAATGCTCACTTTAAGCTGGATATAGTAGGATTGATAGATGATGATCCCAGGAAAAAAAATATGATCCTTCATACAAAGAGAGTCTTGGGAACTAGGTTTGACCTTCCGAGACTGATAGAGGAATATGATATATGTGAAATTATAATAGCGATTCCTTCTATGAAGGGTAGCGGGATAAAGGAACTTTATAAACTAATAGACACAGAAAACATTTCCATAAAAGTATTACCGAGCTTTGATGATATCTTAGAAGGAAGTTCTTATCTCAACCAGATAAGGGATGTAAAGGTAGAGGATCTTTTGGGCCGGGAAACAATAATTGTAAACAGTGCCAATATAGCCAAGGGAATACAGGGGAAGGTAATATTTGTTACTGGAGGAGCAGGATCTATAGGGTCGGAACTTTCCAGACAGATAGCTAAATATAATCCAAAGAAGATAGTAAACATAGATGTAAATGAAAATACCATATATTTTCTGGAATTAGAATTAAAAAGAAAGTACCCTGCTCTGGATCTTGTAAGTGAGATTGGAAATGTAAGGGAAAAAGATAAGATGGAATTTTTATTTCAAAAATACAGACCTGACCTGGTGTTTCATGCAGCAGCTCATAAACATGTACCTCTCATGGAACATAACCCAGAGGAAGCTATAAAAAATAATGTATTTGGAACTAAGAATATAATAGATCTATCAGATGAATACGAGGTAGAGAGATTTATCCTGGTATCTACAGATAAGGCTGTAAATCCTACCAACATAATGGGAGCTACAAAAAGAGCAGCAGAGATATTGGTAGAAGATAAGAATGCCAAGAGTAAAACAAAGTTTATGGCAACCAGATTCGGAAATGTATTGGGAAGTGAAGGAAGTGTAATCCCCCTATTTAAAAAACTGATAGAGGAAGGAAGAAACATTACTCTGACTCATCCAGAGATCACCAGATACTTTATGACCATACCGGAAGCAGCCAGCCTAGTAATAGAAGCAGGAACTATGAGTAAAGGCGGGGAAGTATTTGTATTAGATATGGGGAAACCTGTAAAGATAATGGATCTGGCTAAAAATCTGATAAAATTATCGGGGCTCACATTGGGAGAAGATATAGATATAGAGATCACAGGTCTCAGACCAGGGGAAAAACTCTATGAAGAGTTACTCTATGATATAAACGATGCAGAAAAAACAGAGAACAAAAAAATATTTATAGTTAAACTGAAAGATCAGAGCACTGTAAATTATGGAATCTCTCTGGAAAGATTAAAGATGAAACTAAAGGAACAGAAATATTCTGAACTGAAGGAGATCATGAAGGAGATGGTGGTTACCTTTAGGGAGCCAGAGGAAGTGAACAAGATGGTGAAACCCTCTCCTTCTTATGTTTCTCCCTCAAAGGGCGAAACGAAAGTTAGGATGGAAGAAAAAGATTTAGTTATTAGTTAA
- a CDS encoding CpsD/CapB family tyrosine-protein kinase, which translates to MADKHISSARKIFFKGDQDSHLAESLRVLRTNIHFMEEKENRVVVFTSTIPKEGKSTIAANYAMSVAISGEKVLLVDCDIRRPRAHSSFGIEIDHGMGSVLLGDKKVEDVILKGIEENLDILPSKHLSQNVTELFLGNKMKHLLKGLREQYDLIVLDTPPLTVATDAVILSEYSDGVVYVCGYDMVSKKELVQAKKMLDRAQANIYGTVVNKIDKRGYSYGNYGYYNNNYSYYEEYIKGEK; encoded by the coding sequence ATGGCAGATAAACATATATCAAGTGCAAGAAAGATATTTTTTAAAGGGGATCAGGACAGCCATCTGGCAGAATCCCTCAGGGTCCTCAGGACCAATATACATTTTATGGAAGAAAAAGAAAACAGGGTAGTTGTCTTTACAAGTACTATACCAAAGGAAGGGAAGAGTACTATAGCTGCTAACTATGCTATGTCTGTAGCTATAAGTGGGGAAAAAGTGTTGTTAGTAGATTGTGATATAAGAAGACCCCGGGCTCATAGTAGTTTTGGGATTGAGATAGATCATGGTATGGGAAGTGTTCTTTTAGGAGATAAAAAAGTAGAGGATGTAATTTTAAAAGGTATAGAAGAAAACTTGGATATCCTGCCTTCTAAACATCTCAGCCAAAATGTAACGGAGTTATTTTTGGGAAACAAGATGAAACATCTATTAAAAGGTTTGAGAGAGCAATATGATCTTATAGTTCTAGATACTCCTCCCCTTACAGTAGCTACAGATGCAGTAATCCTTTCAGAATATTCAGATGGAGTAGTATATGTCTGCGGATATGATATGGTATCGAAGAAAGAACTCGTTCAAGCAAAAAAAATGTTAGATAGAGCTCAAGCAAATATATATGGGACAGTAGTAAATAAGATAGATAAAAGAGGTTATTCATACGGAAATTATGGATACTATAATAATAATTATAGTTATTATGAGGAATATATAAAAGGGGAAAAATAA
- a CDS encoding ABC transporter permease has protein sequence MIFWMVKKIIMGNKLRSAVPLMGIIIGVASIMGIFAISSGGEAAVKKDLASIAENRVLIGSSQGYDLEDLKLLENMPIVNYVFSPEMNMTVSYDEFNKIKVEGYTKSAIQGKELEIEGSSNIRGREVLIGDKTAQKMFNTSHAVGKIFQINLNSGKPVELRVIGVYREDIGNTLGIGSIYMDIDEYNNLGSSRSINTVVVTYKDKEDIEETTNYVIQILSRKNYRNRYTILEGNARYQKIEKIKDMINIFLGAVGIVALVMGGLGISNLLLNSVREMTPSIGILRTMGMSEKNILKIFLLESTVLSTIGGAIGIIFGCGGAYIVGKVIGIPSVYYVDQIVIVFVTSVGMGIVFGSLPAYKAAKLQPVEAMKI, from the coding sequence ATGATTTTTTGGATGGTAAAAAAAATTATTATGGGTAATAAACTCCGTAGTGCAGTACCTCTTATGGGAATAATAATAGGGGTGGCTTCCATTATGGGTATTTTTGCTATATCCAGCGGGGGAGAAGCGGCTGTAAAAAAAGATCTGGCTAGTATAGCAGAGAACAGAGTTTTGATAGGCAGCAGCCAGGGATATGACCTAGAAGATCTAAAGCTCCTTGAAAATATGCCCATAGTAAACTATGTATTTTCTCCTGAGATGAATATGACAGTTAGTTATGATGAATTTAATAAGATAAAGGTAGAAGGATATACTAAATCTGCCATCCAGGGAAAAGAGCTGGAGATTGAAGGCAGCAGTAATATCAGAGGCAGGGAAGTGTTGATAGGGGATAAAACTGCCCAAAAGATGTTTAATACATCCCATGCAGTAGGAAAAATATTTCAAATAAATCTAAATTCAGGGAAACCTGTAGAGCTCCGAGTAATAGGAGTATATAGGGAAGACATAGGAAATACTTTGGGGATAGGATCTATCTACATGGATATAGATGAATATAATAATCTGGGAAGTAGCAGGAGTATAAATACAGTGGTAGTTACCTATAAAGATAAGGAAGATATAGAGGAAACTACAAATTATGTGATCCAGATATTATCCAGAAAAAATTACAGGAACAGGTATACGATCCTGGAAGGGAATGCCAGATATCAGAAAATTGAAAAGATAAAGGATATGATCAATATATTCTTGGGAGCTGTGGGAATAGTGGCTCTTGTAATGGGAGGACTGGGAATAAGTAATTTATTATTAAATTCAGTCAGAGAGATGACTCCTAGTATAGGAATTTTACGAACTATGGGAATGAGTGAAAAAAATATACTGAAGATATTTTTATTGGAATCAACAGTTCTTTCTACCATAGGAGGAGCTATAGGAATTATCTTTGGATGCGGAGGAGCATATATAGTCGGGAAGGTAATAGGAATACCGTCTGTCTACTATGTTGACCAGATAGTAATTGTTTTTGTAACTTCGGTAGGAATGGGGATAGTTTTTGGGAGTCTCCCGGCATATAAGGCAGCTAAGTTGCAGCCAGTAGAGGCCATGAAGATTTAA
- a CDS encoding tyrosine-protein phosphatase, translating into MIDLHCHILPKIDDGSKNIEESMELILSAEKLGYKKICCTSHYRAGKYENKNYDRTLKKLRDQLKLEKVDIELLEGNELFLDLDGLTALKEKKVKTLNRTSYLLVEAIPGMTEMALKKSLGKIRGLGYKPVLAHVERYPFIEVKTLHELKKIGVIIQVNLKSLRHKKEIYRWIKLGLIDILASDVHDKKYRNYELADIISEIDNKLGRETRERLLTGNPEKIINNEDIEGTIDEKKIYDTGIDDDNFIKCFFKRFKFRRST; encoded by the coding sequence ATGATAGATCTTCACTGTCATATTTTACCAAAGATAGATGACGGATCGAAAAATATCGAAGAATCTATGGAATTAATTTTATCCGCTGAAAAGTTAGGATATAAAAAGATATGCTGTACCTCCCATTATAGAGCAGGGAAGTATGAAAATAAAAATTATGACAGAACTTTAAAGAAGTTAAGAGATCAATTAAAGCTAGAGAAAGTAGACATAGAACTATTAGAAGGGAATGAACTTTTTTTGGACTTGGACGGACTTACTGCCCTGAAAGAAAAAAAAGTAAAAACTTTGAATAGAACTAGTTATCTTTTGGTAGAAGCAATCCCAGGGATGACAGAGATGGCATTAAAAAAATCACTGGGAAAGATCAGAGGTCTGGGGTATAAACCTGTTTTGGCCCATGTAGAGAGGTATCCATTTATAGAGGTTAAAACTTTACATGAATTAAAAAAAATAGGGGTTATAATCCAGGTAAACCTCAAATCATTGAGGCATAAAAAAGAGATCTATAGATGGATAAAACTGGGTCTTATAGATATTTTAGCCAGCGATGTTCACGATAAAAAATACAGAAACTATGAATTGGCAGATATAATAAGTGAGATAGATAATAAATTAGGCAGAGAAACTAGGGAAAGATTACTCACAGGCAATCCTGAAAAAATAATAAATAACGAGGATATAGAGGGGACTATAGATGAAAAAAAGATTTATGATACTGGCATTGATGACGATAACTTCATTAAATGTTTTTTCAAAAGATTTAAATTTAGAAGAAGCACTTAA
- a CDS encoding GxxExxY protein: protein MKEFLYKELSYKIIGLAMEVHRELGTGFLEKVYENALMILFEQNNIKSIQQEPIKISFRNKIIGDYIADIIVEDKIILELKCTSKIIGTHKAQIANYLKATGKKVGIIINFGNKSLEIERVVMQNL, encoded by the coding sequence ATGAAAGAATTTCTATATAAAGAATTATCTTATAAAATTATTGGTTTAGCTATGGAAGTACATAGAGAACTAGGAACTGGATTTTTAGAAAAAGTGTATGAAAATGCTTTAATGATATTATTTGAACAAAATAATATAAAATCAATACAGCAAGAACCAATTAAAATAAGTTTTAGAAATAAAATAATTGGTGATTATATTGCTGATATAATTGTAGAAGATAAAATAATATTAGAATTAAAATGCACTTCAAAAATAATTGGAACTCATAAAGCTCAAATAGCAAATTATCTAAAAGCTACAGGAAAAAAGGTCGGTATCATAATTAATTTTGGTAATAAAAGTTTAGAAATAGAAAGAGTAGTTATGCAGAATCTGTGA
- a CDS encoding TolC family protein produces the protein MKKRFMILALMTITSLNVFSKDLNLEEALKIAENENPEIRRERITLDIKKLEEKKKMKAFLPKVSLSMDEGDTPYDDNLNPFDKSVGVEARIYMPLFTGGKLTNEYKKSKLESEKASLTNILLKYDIRKDVIEKYFEVLNLQKQADILEGVNKTLNKQRERLEKLYNNNKLVKKSDVLRVKSDILSNEVTLLGVKQQAEIKTYELQILLGISMDEPLNIAEFDYKTLDLNKFFLDDDITKALNEGSKVKSTEIDLQKSEIDVNIARAAYYPKVGLGFEKNFKRDSDGLDSYRIGVGFNWNVFNWGADMDTVAQNQYRVDQANIDLTKMKDEVKLELKEKYSNMITLSKQLEAQNIKVEIADENAEIDTLRYNNSLMSSFEYLDSVDKLRAAEEGYYTLQRELMLAIDTYENAWR, from the coding sequence ATGAAAAAAAGATTTATGATACTGGCATTGATGACGATAACTTCATTAAATGTTTTTTCAAAAGATTTAAATTTAGAAGAAGCACTTAAGATTGCAGAAAATGAAAACCCGGAGATAAGAAGGGAAAGAATTACTCTGGATATAAAAAAATTGGAAGAAAAAAAGAAGATGAAAGCTTTTTTACCGAAGGTATCTCTTAGTATGGACGAAGGGGATACACCATATGACGATAACCTAAATCCATTTGATAAGAGTGTAGGAGTGGAAGCCAGAATTTACATGCCTCTTTTTACAGGTGGAAAGCTTACCAATGAATACAAAAAATCTAAGTTAGAATCGGAAAAAGCATCTTTAACTAATATTTTATTAAAATATGATATAAGAAAAGATGTTATAGAGAAATATTTTGAGGTATTAAATTTACAAAAACAGGCAGATATTTTGGAAGGGGTAAACAAGACCCTGAACAAGCAGAGGGAAAGATTGGAAAAACTTTATAATAACAATAAACTGGTAAAAAAATCAGATGTACTCAGAGTAAAGAGTGATATATTGAGTAATGAAGTGACACTTCTAGGTGTAAAACAACAGGCTGAAATAAAAACGTATGAACTACAGATACTCCTTGGAATATCTATGGATGAACCTTTAAACATAGCAGAGTTTGATTATAAGACACTGGACCTGAATAAATTTTTCTTAGATGATGATATTACAAAGGCATTGAATGAGGGAAGTAAGGTTAAGAGTACAGAGATAGATCTTCAAAAAAGTGAGATCGATGTAAATATAGCCAGAGCAGCATACTATCCAAAGGTAGGATTGGGATTTGAAAAGAATTTCAAGAGAGACAGCGATGGATTGGATTCTTATAGAATAGGTGTAGGATTTAACTGGAATGTATTTAATTGGGGTGCAGATATGGATACTGTGGCTCAAAATCAATATAGGGTAGATCAGGCAAATATAGATCTGACAAAGATGAAAGATGAGGTAAAACTAGAACTCAAGGAAAAATACAGTAATATGATTACTCTATCTAAGCAGCTGGAAGCACAGAATATAAAGGTGGAAATAGCTGATGAAAATGCAGAGATAGATACACTGAGATATAATAACTCCCTTATGAGTTCATTTGAATATTTAGACAGTGTGGATAAATTGAGAGCAGCAGAGGAAGGTTATTATACTCTTCAAAGGGAACTTATGTTAGCGATAGATACATATGAAAACGCGTGGAGATAG
- a CDS encoding toxin-antitoxin system YwqK family antitoxin has translation MKKIILVIFLLLVNFIYSQERSVPIEKTTEKNGITYVIDEDRPFTGIVRDSDKLSPLDKNIDCKGQKHTREWIHCYKNGRLDNFSVTYYTDGKKWARGNYKGKKGETIVYFNNGKISEKINYTGHKLDGKWITYSSEGKVLKIVNYKNGRRIN, from the coding sequence ATGAAGAAAATAATATTGGTAATATTTTTACTGTTGGTTAATTTTATCTATAGCCAAGAGAGGTCGGTGCCGATAGAAAAAACAACGGAAAAAAATGGAATAACTTATGTGATTGATGAAGACAGACCATTTACAGGGATAGTGAGAGATTCCGATAAACTGAGTCCGTTGGATAAAAATATTGATTGTAAGGGTCAAAAGCACACCAGAGAATGGATTCATTGTTACAAAAATGGCAGGTTAGATAATTTTTCTGTCACCTATTATACTGATGGAAAAAAGTGGGCCAGGGGAAATTATAAGGGGAAAAAAGGGGAAACAATTGTTTATTTTAATAATGGAAAAATAAGTGAAAAAATAAATTATACAGGCCATAAATTAGACGGGAAATGGATTACTTATTCTTCAGAAGGAAAAGTGCTGAAAATAGTTAACTACAAAAATGGTCGGCGTATAAATTAA
- a CDS encoding YveK family protein, protein MKRKKREEDLRYEWEDEDDDEIELMDLVFILIRSWKLIVMSALPVIVLGAVFAMTRPDIYRAEATLMVSSGQIYSVNNLDNAEISKNQKLVSSYTEIAKSKSIMRNVIRKLDLDMEPEEIAKLLKVTPIDDTEFIKLSYTDKNAQRAALLTNEVAGEFILKIKKVMSFENLKIVEKASVPDKALPKKRALILAVSLVLGVMVGVFIAFMLEFLHSKLRKPEDIEKIMGCSVLANIPDFNIEKTGEK, encoded by the coding sequence TTGAAGAGAAAAAAAAGAGAAGAAGACTTGAGGTATGAATGGGAAGATGAAGATGACGATGAAATAGAACTGATGGATCTGGTTTTCATCCTTATCAGAAGCTGGAAACTTATTGTGATGAGTGCACTGCCGGTAATTGTCTTAGGAGCTGTATTTGCCATGACAAGGCCAGATATATATAGGGCAGAAGCTACTCTTATGGTATCTAGCGGTCAGATCTATTCGGTAAATAACTTAGATAATGCTGAAATCTCTAAGAATCAGAAGTTAGTATCATCCTATACAGAGATAGCCAAGAGTAAGAGTATTATGAGAAATGTTATCAGAAAATTAGATCTGGATATGGAGCCGGAAGAGATAGCTAAGTTATTGAAGGTAACTCCTATAGATGACACAGAATTTATTAAGCTGAGTTATACGGATAAAAATGCCCAAAGGGCTGCCCTTTTAACCAATGAGGTGGCAGGAGAATTTATTTTAAAGATAAAAAAAGTAATGAGTTTTGAAAATTTAAAAATTGTTGAGAAAGCATCGGTACCAGACAAGGCTCTACCTAAAAAAAGAGCTCTTATCCTAGCAGTTTCACTGGTATTAGGAGTTATGGTAGGGGTTTTCATAGCATTTATGCTGGAATTTTTACACAGTAAATTAAGAAAACCCGAGGACATAGAAAAAATAATGGGATGTTCAGTTTTAGCTAATATACCGGATTTTAATATTGAAAAGACAGGAGAGAAATAA
- a CDS encoding CpsD/CapB family tyrosine-protein kinase — MPKLNIFFKKDSDNYLLESFRILRSNMHFLEKKENKVIIFTSTIPNEGKTTISANYAMSEAVTGKNVILVNCDIRRFRPFSGLKMEIAHGIESVLLGRKKINDVVIKDFEENLDLLPSKHLNGGITELFLGDRIKELLEGLRKRYDLVVLDTPPLTIATDAAILSEYADGVVYVCGYNMVKKEKMLRAKKILERARAKIYGVVINKIDEKTYVNEYGYDEYKYYSSYIKK; from the coding sequence ATGCCAAAATTAAATATTTTTTTTAAAAAAGATTCTGATAATTATCTATTGGAATCCTTTAGGATTCTCAGAAGTAATATGCATTTTTTAGAAAAAAAAGAAAATAAAGTAATCATATTTACAAGTACTATACCCAATGAGGGGAAGACTACTATATCTGCTAATTATGCAATGTCAGAAGCTGTGACAGGAAAAAATGTTATTTTAGTAAACTGCGATATAAGAAGGTTTAGACCTTTTAGCGGATTAAAGATGGAGATCGCTCATGGAATAGAGAGTGTTCTTTTAGGGAGAAAAAAAATAAATGATGTGGTTATAAAAGATTTCGAAGAAAATCTGGATCTTTTGCCCTCTAAGCATTTAAATGGAGGGATAACTGAATTATTTTTAGGAGACAGGATTAAGGAGTTATTGGAAGGCCTAAGGAAAAGATATGATCTGGTAGTGCTAGATACACCTCCCCTTACTATAGCTACAGATGCAGCCATACTTTCAGAATATGCAGACGGAGTTGTCTATGTATGCGGGTATAATATGGTGAAAAAGGAAAAAATGCTTCGTGCAAAAAAAATATTGGAACGAGCTAGAGCTAAAATATATGGGGTAGTAATAAATAAAATAGATGAAAAAACTTATGTAAATGAATATGGATATGATGAATATAAATATTATAGTAGCTATATTAAAAAATAA